In Citrus sinensis cultivar Valencia sweet orange chromosome 2, DVS_A1.0, whole genome shotgun sequence, a single genomic region encodes these proteins:
- the LOC102631432 gene encoding (-)-germacrene D synthase-like — translation MLKALNKTSHTLELIDAIQRLGVSYHFESEIDEILGKMHEAYRECDLWDNENDKLYYISLQFRLFRQNGYRISSDVFNTFKGSDGKFTASLAKDVRGMLSLYEATHLRVHEENILDEALAFTTSHLESIATHQIRSPLAEQVKHALVQPIHKGLQRLEAREYIPIYHEEPSHNEALLTFAKLDFNKLQKLHQKELGDISRWWKELDFTHKLPFIRDRVAEGYFWAIGAYFEPQHSFARRLFTKVITLISVIDDIYDVYGKIEELELFTSAIERWDINAIDQLPEYMKLCYGALIDVYSEAEKDLASQGKLYRLHYAKEAMKNLVKHYLFEAKWCHQSYVPTVDEYMAVALVTSASLMLSTISFVGMGDIVTKESFEWLFSNPRSIRASSVVNRLMNDIMSHKFEQSRGHVASSVECYIKQYEATEEEAYNELRKQVSNAWKDINEDCLRPTVVPMPLLMRILNLTRDADVTYKYDDGYTFAEVLKDFIASLFINPVPISA, via the exons ATGCTAAAAGCTCTTAACAAGACTTCACATACACTTGAATTGATAGATGCAATTCAGCGGTTAGGAGTGTCTTACCATTTTGAAAGTGAGATCGATGAAATCTTGGGAAAGATGCACGAGGCTTACCGAGAGTGTGATCTTTGggataatgaaaatgataagCTCTATTATATCTCTCTTCAGTTTCGATTGTTCAGACAAAATGGCTATAGAATTTCCTCTG ATGTGTTCAATACGTTCAAAGGCAGCGATGGGAAATTTACGGCATCTCTTGCAAAAGATGTTCGAGGAATGTTAAGCTTGTATGAAGCTACGCATCTCAGGGTTCATGAAGAAAATATACTAGATGAAGCGCTTGCTTTCACCACTAGTCACCTAGAGTCAATAGCGACTCATCAAATCAGGTCCCCACTTGCTGAACAAGTCAAACATGCCTTAGTTCAGCCTATCCACAAGGGCTTACAAAGGCTTGAGGCAAGAGAGTACATTCCTATCTATCATGAAGAACCTTCCCACAATGAAGCTCTGTTAACCTTTGCAAAGTTAGATTTTAACAAATTGCAAAAGCTTCACCAGAAGGAACTCGGTGATATTTCAAG GTGGTGGAAAGAATTAGACTTTACGCATAAGCTACCTTTCATAAGAGATAGAGTTGCAGAGGGCTACTTTTGGGCAATAGGAGCATATTTCGAGCCCCAACATTCATTTGCTAGAAGACTATTTACGAAAGTGATTACTTTGATTTCTGTTATTGATGACATCTATGATGTGTATGGGAAAATTGAAGAACTTGAGCTTTTTACTTCAGCTATTGAAAG GTGGGATATTAATGCAATAGATCAACTTCCTGAGTATATGAAACTGTGTTATGGGGCCCTTATTGATGTTTACAGTGAAGCAGAGAAAGATTTGGCCTCTCAAGGAAAGTTATATCGACTCCATTATGCAAAAGAAGCG ATGAAGAATCTTGTTAAGCATTACTTATTTGAAGCCAAATGGTGTCATCAGAGTTATGTACCGACAGTGGATGAGTACATGGCAGTTGCATTGGTTACCTCTGCCAGCCTAATGTTGTCAACCATATCTTTTGTTGGCATGGGAGACATTGTAACTAAAGAATCTTTTGAATGGTTATTCAGCAATCCTAGATCTATTAGGGCTTCTTCTGTAGTTAACAGACTCATGAATGACATAATGTCACACAAG TTTGAGCAAAGCAGAGGGCACGTTGCCTCAAGCGTTGAGTGTTACATTAAACAATATGAAGCAACAGAAGAGGAAGCATACAATGAGCTCCGGAAACAAGTTTCAAATGCATGGAAGGATATAAATGAGGATTGCCTACGACCAACTGTTGTGCCAATGCCACTCCTTATGCGAATTCTCAATCTTACGAGGGATGCAGATGTCACTTACAAGTATGACGATGGCTACACTTTTGCCGAAGTGCTGAAAGATTTTATTGCTTCTTTGTTTATTAATCCTGTGCCGATATCAGCATGA